In a single window of the Mucilaginibacter defluvii genome:
- a CDS encoding pitrilysin family protein produces MKKYLFAILVASAAIYTQPASAQDDAYEMMVSGVKVIVQPTKNEIVEVQTVIKGGVQNYTPQRIGIEALAMTALTECGTDKRDKNNFKNELDKVSAQVYGYAAKNYAVIRMNCLKGDFDTVWPLYVEAMTEPKFDATEFDRIKKVTITRLKSEQSQPDVAIDKFADSIAFKGRNYAKDPSGSVATLSKLGPQETKAYYESVFTKSHLLIVVVGNLDRSAVESKVKAMLGGVKQGAPYAFKKEFFRPYKNTFNAEARELATNYVEGVTSGPLPGAPDYDAFSVAMRIFANRHFLDVRTNNGLSYAPQSWFSAGATSAARFSVSTTQPDKYIAVFDKLVDKIKTEGFKPDEVADMKVTYLTGFYYKNETNSAQASSIVSNEVLFNNWKRSLSMMADIKKLTLTDVNNAFRKYIGNTIWVYQGDPKKVTPTLFINGSLKKADNPVSH; encoded by the coding sequence ATGAAGAAATACCTATTTGCAATACTGGTTGCTTCGGCAGCAATATATACGCAACCAGCATCAGCGCAGGATGATGCTTACGAGATGATGGTAAGCGGTGTAAAAGTGATAGTACAGCCTACTAAAAACGAAATAGTAGAGGTGCAAACCGTTATTAAAGGCGGTGTGCAAAACTACACGCCGCAACGAATCGGCATTGAAGCGCTGGCCATGACGGCGCTTACCGAGTGTGGTACCGACAAACGCGACAAAAACAATTTTAAAAACGAGCTGGATAAAGTTAGCGCTCAGGTGTATGGCTATGCCGCCAAAAACTACGCGGTTATCCGCATGAACTGTTTAAAAGGCGATTTTGATACCGTTTGGCCGCTTTACGTTGAGGCCATGACGGAGCCCAAATTTGATGCTACAGAGTTTGACCGTATTAAAAAAGTAACCATCACCAGGCTCAAATCAGAGCAATCGCAGCCTGATGTGGCTATTGATAAATTTGCCGATAGCATCGCTTTTAAAGGCCGTAACTATGCTAAAGATCCTTCGGGCAGTGTGGCCACGCTAAGCAAACTAGGCCCACAGGAAACAAAAGCTTACTATGAATCGGTTTTCACCAAATCGCACCTGCTGATTGTGGTTGTAGGCAACTTGGATCGTTCGGCTGTTGAAAGCAAGGTAAAAGCCATGCTGGGCGGTGTTAAGCAAGGCGCACCATATGCCTTTAAAAAGGAGTTCTTTCGCCCGTATAAAAACACTTTTAATGCTGAGGCGCGCGAACTGGCTACTAATTATGTTGAGGGCGTAACCAGCGGTCCGCTGCCGGGCGCGCCTGATTATGATGCGTTCAGCGTGGCCATGCGTATTTTCGCCAACCGCCACTTTCTGGATGTACGTACCAACAACGGCCTTTCATACGCGCCGCAATCGTGGTTTAGCGCTGGTGCAACGTCAGCGGCCAGGTTCTCAGTTTCAACCACTCAGCCTGATAAATATATAGCCGTGTTTGATAAACTGGTTGATAAGATCAAAACCGAAGGCTTTAAACCCGATGAAGTGGCTGATATGAAGGTTACTTACCTTACCGGCTTTTATTATAAAAATGAAACTAATAGCGCACAGGCTTCGTCTATCGTATCAAACGAAGTGCTGTTTAACAACTGGAAGCGGTCACTATCCATGATGGCTGACATTAAGAAACTTACGCTCACTGATGTAAATAACGCTTTTCGCAAATACATTGGTAACACCATCTGGGTTTACCAGGGCGACCCTAAAAAGGTTACACCTACTCTGTTCATTAACGGTTCGCTTAAAAAAGCGGATAACCCGGTAAGTCACTAA
- a CDS encoding DUF2945 domain-containing protein translates to MKKGDTVHWNWGSSEAEGKIEKKHTGKVEKTIKGSKITRNATKDNPAYEVKQKDGSKALKSESELKKGSK, encoded by the coding sequence ATGAAAAAAGGCGATACCGTACACTGGAACTGGGGCAGCAGCGAGGCTGAAGGAAAGATTGAAAAGAAACACACCGGTAAGGTGGAAAAGACCATTAAAGGCAGTAAAATAACGCGCAACGCCACCAAAGATAACCCCGCTTACGAGGTAAAACAGAAGGATGGCAGCAAGGCGCTAAAATCAGAAAGCGAGCTGAAGAAGGGCAGTAAGTAA
- a CDS encoding septum formation initiator family protein → MKRLIALFSNKFFLVTVAFVVWMTFFDTNDVLSRYEYHQQLNKLEQERDFYKTETDKVTKDLDELNSDPRHLEKFAREKYLMKKENEDVYMVSKEAKEE, encoded by the coding sequence ATGAAACGCCTTATTGCTTTGTTTAGCAACAAGTTCTTCCTGGTAACGGTTGCTTTTGTGGTGTGGATGACTTTTTTTGACACGAATGATGTGTTATCCCGCTACGAATATCATCAGCAATTAAATAAACTTGAGCAGGAGCGCGACTTCTACAAAACGGAAACTGACAAGGTTACCAAAGATCTTGACGAATTAAACTCCGATCCCCGCCACCTCGAGAAGTTCGCCCGCGAAAAATACCTCATGAAAAAAGAAAATGAGGATGTTTACATGGTGAGCAAGGAAGCAAAAGAGGAATAG
- a CDS encoding LytR/AlgR family response regulator transcription factor, with amino-acid sequence MKRALIIDDEPLARMVVMEYLLDFKDRIELIQECGDGFEGLKAIQQHKPDLIFLDVQMPKITGFEMLELVDQPPSVIFTTAFDEYAIKAFEAHAIDYLLKPFSKERFHKAIEKYLALSAADDKPAARTEKLLEDVAQAQAQHERIVVKTGTKVKIIPVRDILYLQADDDYVSIITAEGAYLKNKTMSYFEQTLDGAQFVRVHRSYILSVAEITRIDPYEKDSHLAILKSGAKIPVSKTGYAKLKQVLGI; translated from the coding sequence ATGAAACGCGCATTAATTATTGATGATGAACCATTGGCACGGATGGTTGTAATGGAGTATTTGCTTGATTTTAAGGACAGGATAGAACTGATACAGGAGTGCGGCGATGGTTTTGAAGGTTTAAAGGCTATACAACAGCATAAGCCCGACCTTATATTTCTGGATGTGCAGATGCCCAAAATAACCGGCTTTGAAATGCTCGAACTGGTTGACCAGCCACCATCAGTAATATTTACAACTGCGTTTGATGAATATGCGATAAAAGCCTTTGAGGCGCACGCAATTGATTATCTGTTAAAACCCTTCAGCAAAGAACGCTTTCATAAAGCCATAGAGAAATACCTGGCCCTTTCCGCAGCTGACGATAAGCCCGCCGCCAGAACAGAGAAACTGCTGGAAGATGTTGCCCAGGCTCAAGCACAGCACGAGCGCATTGTGGTAAAAACGGGTACCAAGGTAAAGATTATTCCGGTGCGCGATATTTTGTATCTGCAGGCCGATGATGATTACGTGAGCATCATAACCGCCGAGGGCGCTTACCTCAAAAACAAAACCATGAGCTATTTTGAGCAAACGCTGGATGGTGCACAGTTTGTGCGTGTACACCGCTCTTACATACTAAGCGTTGCAGAGATAACCCGAATCGATCCGTATGAAAAGGATTCGCACCTGGCCATACTTAAATCAGGCGCTAAAATACCGGTAAGTAAAACAGGGTACGCTAAGTTAAAGCAGGTATTGGGCATTTGA
- a CDS encoding sensor histidine kinase, which produces MAISKSELSRAYLAIAIGGVAWAALQTYVIHSFGFDWYMAIVDGVGSSLLLCGACWLINNNLRYYQPGRGSYINLFIWCVALAGICAAGARYLLPLLKPGEVYVNFLQQSLIIRLFTNFLAIGWMAMLSAIWFSQLDQKETEKRRNEAESLARDAELYNLRQQLQPHFLFNSLNSINALIGFKPDQARKMIHQLSDFLRGTLRKDDQQRITLNEELGHLSLYLEIEKVRFGHRLQTEISCDRNCGEAIMPAMLLQPIVENAIKFGLYDTTGEVTISIRGEMDNNYLVLMVQNPYDPQTSRPKQGTGFGLRGVQRRLYLLFARNDLMETHANDNIFTTIIKVPQG; this is translated from the coding sequence TTGGCTATCTCTAAATCAGAATTATCACGGGCTTACCTGGCTATTGCCATAGGTGGCGTTGCCTGGGCGGCATTGCAAACCTATGTTATACATAGCTTCGGGTTTGATTGGTATATGGCCATAGTTGATGGTGTGGGCAGTTCATTACTGCTTTGCGGCGCCTGCTGGTTAATTAATAATAACCTGCGTTACTATCAGCCGGGCAGAGGCAGCTACATTAACCTGTTTATTTGGTGTGTGGCGCTGGCCGGTATATGCGCCGCCGGCGCGCGCTACCTGCTGCCGCTGTTAAAACCCGGCGAGGTTTATGTCAACTTTTTACAGCAATCGCTCATCATTCGCCTGTTCACTAACTTTTTGGCTATCGGCTGGATGGCCATGCTAAGCGCTATATGGTTCTCTCAGCTCGATCAAAAGGAAACAGAGAAACGCCGTAACGAAGCCGAAAGCCTCGCCCGCGATGCGGAGTTGTATAACCTGCGCCAGCAATTACAGCCTCACTTTTTATTTAACAGCCTTAACTCTATCAACGCGCTGATAGGCTTTAAGCCCGACCAGGCGAGGAAGATGATTCACCAGCTGAGCGATTTTTTGCGGGGTACTTTGCGTAAGGACGATCAGCAACGCATAACCCTGAATGAAGAACTGGGGCACCTGAGCTTGTACCTCGAAATAGAGAAAGTGCGCTTTGGACACCGCCTGCAAACCGAAATAAGCTGTGACCGCAATTGCGGCGAAGCCATTATGCCGGCTATGCTGCTGCAGCCTATTGTGGAGAACGCCATTAAGTTTGGTTTGTATGATACCACCGGCGAAGTAACCATCAGCATACGCGGCGAAATGGATAATAATTACCTGGTACTGATGGTGCAAAACCCTTACGACCCGCAAACGTCGCGCCCTAAGCAGGGCACAGGTTTCGGGTTGCGCGGGGTGCAGCGCCGCTTATATTTATTATTTGCACGTAACGATTTGATGGAAACTCATGCAAATGATAATATATTTACAACCATTATTAAGGTACCACAGGGATGA
- a CDS encoding DUF4288 domain-containing protein, whose amino-acid sequence MNWYVTKLIFRIISGDGNHPAQFDEQLRLINADNEQAAFKKASSIGIDIQDSFTNAQKQMVRWQFVDVTEVNPINSLTDGAELHYHIHEAPDADLYIAWAHHKSALLAINN is encoded by the coding sequence ATGAACTGGTACGTAACAAAACTCATCTTCCGGATAATCAGCGGCGACGGCAACCACCCCGCTCAGTTTGACGAGCAATTGCGCCTTATTAACGCTGATAACGAACAGGCCGCTTTTAAAAAAGCCAGCAGCATAGGTATCGATATTCAGGACAGCTTTACCAATGCGCAAAAGCAAATGGTGCGCTGGCAGTTTGTTGATGTTACCGAGGTAAACCCTATAAACAGCCTTACCGATGGTGCTGAGTTGCACTACCACATACACGAAGCGCCCGATGCTGACCTATATATAGCATGGGCACACCACAAATCGGCTTTACTGGCTATTAATAATTAA
- a CDS encoding LiaF transmembrane domain-containing protein: MSNNIEYKKGPRNGKAIAGVILLVLGVGMLIQQLNIVLFPSWLISWPLWCLIVPGLYIGTRSNFQKASWFILVGLGLAFMADEALDSYNINGDGVIWPVAFIVFGIWMILRRNNKHDAVQWDKFNNGSNKQPLNFGTSSSSTPPPFTPDPVVDYRITPEPEQPITADPPKAEAPNEPFTVKGSVFSDDILDATAVFGGVDKIVLSKNFKGGEIVNIFGGSAIDLTKADIQGHVMIEVTQVFGGTKLIVPPHWHVISDVSAIFAGVDDKRMRHTTTITNDKVLIVKGVSIFAGIEIRSY, translated from the coding sequence ATGAGCAATAATATAGAATACAAAAAAGGACCACGTAACGGCAAGGCCATCGCCGGCGTGATCTTGCTGGTGCTGGGTGTAGGGATGCTCATCCAACAACTAAATATAGTTTTATTCCCAAGTTGGCTAATTAGCTGGCCGCTGTGGTGTTTAATAGTACCGGGCCTTTACATTGGTACCCGCAGTAATTTTCAAAAGGCGAGCTGGTTTATACTGGTAGGTCTGGGTTTAGCCTTTATGGCCGATGAAGCGTTGGATAGTTACAACATTAATGGCGATGGCGTTATATGGCCCGTAGCATTTATTGTATTTGGTATTTGGATGATACTGCGCCGCAACAACAAGCATGATGCCGTCCAGTGGGACAAATTTAATAACGGAAGCAACAAGCAACCATTAAATTTTGGAACGTCATCATCATCAACGCCGCCGCCGTTTACGCCGGATCCGGTGGTTGATTATCGTATAACACCTGAACCTGAGCAGCCTATTACCGCCGATCCGCCTAAAGCAGAAGCGCCTAATGAACCCTTTACCGTAAAAGGCAGTGTTTTTAGCGACGATATACTGGATGCTACAGCTGTTTTTGGCGGAGTAGACAAGATCGTCCTGTCAAAAAATTTTAAAGGTGGCGAGATCGTGAACATTTTTGGCGGCAGCGCGATAGACCTTACCAAGGCCGACATTCAAGGCCACGTAATGATTGAGGTAACCCAGGTTTTTGGGGGCACTAAATTGATCGTTCCGCCGCACTGGCATGTAATATCTGATGTATCGGCCATATTTGCCGGCGTTGATGATAAGCGTATGCGCCACACCACTACCATAACCAATGATAAAGTGTTGATAGTTAAAGGCGTGAGCATTTTTGCAGGCATCGAGATACGTAGCTACTAA
- the carA gene encoding glutamine-hydrolyzing carbamoyl-phosphate synthase small subunit, protein MTNYTKLPAVLLLADGTVFRGKAAGKIGTTTGEICFNTGMTGYQEIFTDPSYFGQIMVTTNAHIGNYGISGEEVESERIQIAGLVCKNYNIAYSRKQADESIQDYFQEQNIVGISDIDTRQLVRHIRDKGAMNAIISSEILDVEELKAKLAQVPSMDGLELSSQVSTTETYTFGKEDAPYRVAVLDLGVKKNILRNFADRDVYAKVYPAKTSFEEMEKDFAPTGYFISNGPGDPAAMPYAVETVKEILAADKPMFGICLGHQLLALANDIPTKKMFNGHRGLNHPVKNIIKDHCEVTSQNHGFGVVQEAVRSSDKVEITHVNLNDQSIEGIRVKDKKAFSVQYHPESSPGPHDSRYLFDDFIELMK, encoded by the coding sequence ATGACCAACTACACCAAATTACCGGCTGTATTATTACTGGCTGACGGTACAGTTTTTCGTGGCAAAGCAGCCGGAAAGATCGGAACCACCACCGGCGAGATCTGTTTTAACACCGGTATGACCGGCTACCAGGAAATTTTTACCGATCCATCTTATTTCGGACAAATTATGGTAACCACCAACGCCCACATAGGTAACTATGGCATCAGCGGCGAGGAGGTTGAATCAGAAAGAATACAGATTGCTGGTTTGGTTTGTAAAAATTACAACATTGCCTACAGCCGCAAGCAGGCCGACGAGTCTATCCAGGATTATTTCCAGGAGCAGAACATAGTAGGCATATCTGACATTGATACCCGCCAATTGGTGCGCCACATCCGTGATAAAGGCGCCATGAACGCCATTATATCATCAGAGATACTGGATGTTGAGGAGTTGAAAGCCAAATTAGCTCAGGTACCATCGATGGATGGCTTGGAGCTGTCATCACAGGTATCAACTACCGAAACTTATACCTTTGGTAAGGAAGATGCGCCTTACCGCGTTGCCGTGCTTGACCTGGGTGTTAAAAAGAATATCCTGCGCAACTTTGCCGACCGTGATGTGTATGCCAAGGTTTACCCGGCCAAAACATCTTTTGAAGAAATGGAAAAGGACTTCGCGCCAACCGGTTACTTCATCTCAAACGGCCCCGGCGATCCGGCAGCGATGCCTTATGCGGTTGAAACTGTTAAAGAAATATTAGCGGCTGATAAACCTATGTTCGGCATCTGCCTTGGCCACCAGTTACTGGCTTTGGCAAATGATATCCCGACCAAAAAAATGTTCAATGGTCACCGTGGCTTAAACCACCCGGTGAAAAACATTATTAAAGATCATTGCGAGGTTACCTCACAAAACCATGGCTTTGGCGTGGTGCAGGAAGCTGTACGTTCGTCAGACAAAGTGGAGATAACCCACGTTAACCTGAACGATCAATCAATAGAAGGCATTCGTGTAAAAGATAAAAAGGCGTTTTCGGTGCAATATCACCCGGAATCATCACCTGGTCCGCACGATTCACGTTACCTGTTTGATGATTTTATCGAGTTAATGAAATAA
- the panB gene encoding 3-methyl-2-oxobutanoate hydroxymethyltransferase, with translation MSVNKEIKRVTTRTVQEMKIRGEKVSMLTAYDYSLATIVDDAGVDIILVGDSASNVMAGHETTLPITLDQMIYHAASVVRAAKRALVVVDLPFGSYQGNSKEALNSAIRIMKEAGAHAVKIEGGIEIAESVTRILAAGIPVMGHLGLTPQSIYKFGTYTVRAKEEAEAQKLREDAAKLQELGCFGVVLEKIPALLAEEVTESLSIPTIGIGAGQHCDGQVLVIHDMLGINKGFKPRFLRQYASLYDVMNDAIKNYVADVKSADFPNEKEQY, from the coding sequence ATGTCTGTTAATAAAGAGATAAAACGCGTAACCACCCGCACCGTACAGGAGATGAAGATCAGGGGCGAAAAAGTGTCCATGCTTACCGCTTACGACTACTCATTGGCCACTATTGTTGATGATGCCGGGGTGGATATCATACTGGTAGGCGATTCGGCCTCCAACGTAATGGCGGGGCATGAAACCACTCTGCCTATTACGCTTGACCAGATGATCTATCATGCCGCATCGGTAGTACGCGCGGCAAAGCGTGCGCTTGTGGTGGTGGACCTGCCTTTTGGCTCCTACCAGGGCAACTCTAAAGAAGCGCTGAACTCCGCCATACGTATCATGAAGGAAGCAGGCGCTCATGCGGTAAAAATTGAAGGCGGCATTGAAATAGCCGAATCAGTTACCCGCATATTAGCCGCTGGCATACCTGTTATGGGGCATTTGGGCCTTACGCCGCAATCGATATACAAATTCGGCACCTATACTGTACGGGCGAAAGAAGAGGCCGAAGCGCAAAAACTGCGCGAGGATGCCGCCAAACTACAGGAACTTGGCTGTTTTGGGGTGGTGCTCGAAAAAATACCCGCATTGTTGGCCGAAGAAGTTACCGAAAGCCTGAGCATACCGACTATTGGCATTGGCGCAGGCCAGCATTGCGATGGCCAGGTGCTGGTGATACATGACATGCTGGGTATTAACAAAGGTTTTAAACCCCGCTTTTTACGTCAGTATGCCAGTTTGTACGATGTGATGAACGACGCCATTAAAAACTATGTGGCCGACGTAAAATCAGCAGATTTCCCGAATGAGAAGGAACAGTATTAG
- a CDS encoding RluA family pseudouridine synthase, whose product MSEPITDNDILYEDNHLIAVNKRAGDIVQVDETGDEPLDEKVKKYIAQKYNKLNGAFLGVVHRLDRPVSGVILFAKTSKALDRMNNLFKTRQIRKTYYAVVRNKPEPEYGDLVHWLVKNQQKNVTKAHGHEVPGSMRSELHYRLAGEANGYYLIEVNPITGRPHQIRVQLSTLNCPIVGDNKYGYPRGSLRRSISLHARKLQFIHPVKNEPVEIKAPLPKDGFWDKFAHLME is encoded by the coding sequence ATGAGCGAACCTATTACCGATAACGATATTTTATATGAGGATAATCACCTGATTGCCGTTAACAAACGCGCGGGTGACATTGTGCAGGTTGATGAAACCGGTGATGAGCCGCTGGATGAGAAGGTAAAAAAATACATCGCCCAAAAATATAACAAACTTAACGGCGCTTTTTTAGGCGTGGTACACAGGCTGGACAGGCCGGTGAGCGGCGTTATCCTGTTCGCCAAAACCAGCAAGGCTCTGGACAGAATGAACAACCTTTTTAAAACTCGCCAGATACGCAAAACCTATTATGCCGTGGTGCGTAACAAGCCGGAGCCCGAGTATGGCGACCTGGTACACTGGCTGGTAAAAAACCAACAAAAGAATGTTACCAAAGCCCACGGGCATGAGGTACCGGGCAGTATGCGTTCTGAACTGCATTACCGCCTGGCCGGCGAGGCCAACGGCTATTACCTGATCGAGGTAAACCCCATAACCGGCCGCCCGCACCAGATACGGGTACAGCTATCCACCCTGAATTGCCCGATTGTGGGCGACAATAAATACGGCTATCCGCGCGGCAGCCTGCGCAGAAGTATCAGCCTGCATGCCCGCAAACTGCAATTTATCCACCCCGTAAAAAATGAGCCCGTCGAAATAAAAGCCCCGCTACCAAAGGACGGCTTTTGGGATAAGTTTGCGCATTTGATGGAGTAA
- a CDS encoding NAD(P)-dependent alcohol dehydrogenase has protein sequence MIATKAYAAKAASAPLAPFQLERKDVGPNDIQIEIQYCGVCHSDIHQVRDEWGGSIFPMVPGHEIVGKVIKVGDAVTKFKVGETAGIGCFVDSCRHCPSCEAGEEQYCDNHLSFTYNGTYKDGAPTYGGYSDQIVVDESYALHISDKLPLEGVAPLLCAGITTYSPLMTWKIGKGHKVAVVGLGGLGHMGVKFAASLGAEVTVLSTSASKKDDALKLGAHHFVVTKDEEQVKAVAGTFDFILNTISAQHEYDFYLQMLKLDGTMVLVGIPPEAPQVSAFNLISKRRRIAGSMIGGIKETQEMLDYCAEQGIVSDVEVINIDYINEAYERMLKNDVRYRFVIDMESLK, from the coding sequence ATGATAGCAACTAAAGCTTACGCTGCAAAGGCAGCAAGTGCACCACTGGCTCCCTTTCAGTTAGAACGGAAAGATGTAGGGCCTAACGATATCCAGATCGAGATACAATACTGCGGTGTTTGTCACTCCGATATTCACCAGGTGCGCGACGAATGGGGCGGATCAATATTCCCGATGGTACCCGGCCACGAAATAGTGGGCAAAGTGATTAAAGTTGGCGATGCTGTTACCAAATTCAAGGTAGGCGAAACGGCTGGCATCGGTTGCTTTGTTGATTCGTGTCGCCATTGCCCAAGCTGTGAGGCAGGTGAGGAGCAGTATTGCGATAATCACCTTTCGTTTACCTATAATGGTACTTACAAGGATGGTGCCCCAACATACGGCGGTTATTCGGACCAGATTGTGGTTGATGAAAGTTATGCCCTGCATATATCCGACAAGTTACCTTTGGAAGGTGTTGCGCCATTACTTTGCGCAGGTATCACCACCTACTCACCGTTGATGACCTGGAAAATTGGCAAAGGCCATAAAGTTGCCGTTGTTGGTTTAGGCGGCCTGGGCCACATGGGCGTTAAGTTCGCCGCATCATTAGGTGCCGAGGTTACTGTGTTGAGTACGTCCGCCTCAAAAAAGGATGACGCGTTGAAACTGGGTGCGCATCACTTTGTGGTTACCAAGGATGAGGAGCAGGTTAAAGCCGTTGCTGGTACGTTCGACTTTATTCTGAACACCATTTCGGCACAGCACGAGTATGATTTTTATTTGCAGATGCTGAAGCTTGATGGTACTATGGTGCTGGTAGGCATTCCGCCGGAAGCACCGCAGGTATCAGCCTTCAACCTCATCAGCAAGCGCCGTCGCATAGCAGGCAGCATGATCGGCGGCATCAAAGAAACACAGGAAATGCTCGACTACTGCGCCGAGCAGGGTATCGTGTCTGACGTGGAAGTGATCAACATTGATTACATTAACGAGGCTTATGAACGTATGCTTAAAAACGACGTGCGTTACCGTTTCGTAATTGATATGGAAAGCCTGAAATAA
- the purN gene encoding phosphoribosylglycinamide formyltransferase: MKKRIAIFASGSGSNAQKIMEHFKRHNDAEVAIILTNNPQAYVLQRADNFEVPSHVFTRHEFYETDDVIRLLKNLNIDIIVLAGFLWLVPQSLLKAFPNKIINLHPALLPKYGGKGMYGDNVHKAILAAGEEESGITIHFVNEHFDEGEVIHQSRFKIEPGDTLEIVKFKGQQLEHHHFPRVVENLLRKMKS, from the coding sequence TTGAAAAAACGTATAGCTATTTTCGCCTCCGGATCAGGTTCAAATGCTCAAAAAATAATGGAGCATTTTAAACGGCATAACGACGCCGAAGTGGCCATTATACTCACCAACAATCCACAGGCTTATGTGCTGCAACGTGCCGATAACTTCGAGGTACCCTCACATGTTTTTACCCGCCACGAGTTTTACGAAACCGACGATGTTATACGCCTGCTAAAAAACCTTAATATTGATATTATAGTGCTTGCCGGTTTTTTATGGCTGGTACCGCAATCGCTGTTAAAAGCATTCCCTAATAAAATCATCAACCTGCACCCTGCCCTGCTGCCCAAATATGGCGGTAAAGGTATGTATGGCGATAATGTTCATAAAGCCATCCTGGCCGCAGGCGAAGAAGAATCAGGCATTACTATCCACTTTGTGAACGAGCATTTTGACGAGGGTGAGGTAATTCATCAATCCCGTTTTAAAATTGAACCGGGCGATACCCTCGAGATCGTAAAATTTAAAGGCCAGCAACTGGAACATCACCATTTTCCGCGTGTGGTTGAGAATTTGCTGAGAAAGATGAAGAGCTGA
- a CDS encoding type II toxin-antitoxin system RelE/ParE family toxin produces MKAIISERALSTIDSIAKFVESQNTKGSGARYALKFKEAIKKLAVPNVNYTLCNHKVFLKSDYSCSHFNDWVIAFKIDDDRLVVHEIVHGSLLT; encoded by the coding sequence TTGAAGGCAATAATTTCTGAGAGGGCTTTAAGTACTATTGATAGTATCGCAAAGTTTGTTGAATCTCAAAATACAAAAGGAAGTGGTGCCCGTTATGCCCTTAAGTTTAAAGAAGCGATTAAAAAGTTAGCTGTACCAAATGTGAATTATACTTTATGCAATCACAAAGTATTTCTGAAAAGTGATTATTCCTGCAGTCATTTTAATGATTGGGTAATTGCTTTTAAAATAGATGACGACAGATTGGTTGTGCATGAAATAGTGCATGGCTCATTACTGACATAA